The Malus domestica chromosome 10, GDT2T_hap1 genome contains a region encoding:
- the LOC103444686 gene encoding TMV resistance protein N isoform X3: MLDNSFGISSSIMIDVLIERSLIYQDHRKCIWMHDLIQEMAWTVIVQESKESGQRSRLWLYNDIDHIFTTNTGTGAIEAISLHLLKVEEVRQWNCEAFSKMDGLRFLEFDNLIFSSGPKFLPCSLRIINWSWYPSNFLPTSFRPHLLAKLEMRNSNLVRLWEGKMDLPNLKHINISYSYKLKSTSDLSGIPNLERFILWDCKNLVEIHPSIAVLKRLEVLNLGNCESINSLPSKVEMDSLEYFFLNGCSNVKKIPEFGEQMKNVLRIHLDGTAIEKIPSSIGHLVGLRELHVRNCKNLLNLPRAICNLKSLEWLYVSGCSKIDKLTGDMDHLEALDWRPTMTVACEYEKSQKSSI; the protein is encoded by the exons ATGCTAGATAATTCTTTTGGAATTTCTAGTAGTATTATGATAGATGTACTAATTGAGAGATCTCTCATCTATCAAGATCATAGAAAATGCATATGGATGCATGATTTGATTCAAGAAATGGCATGGACAGTTATTGTTCAAGAGTCTAAAGAGTCTGGTCAACGCAGTAGGTTGTGGCTTTACAATGACATTGATCATATATTCACGACGAATACG GGAACAGGAGCAATTGAAGCCATATCCTTACACCTACTCAAAGTAGAAGAGGTACGCCAGTGGAATTGTGAAGCCTTCTCTAAGATGGATGGATTGAGGTTTTTGGAATTCGataatttgatattttcttCAGGCCCCAAATTTCTTCCATGTTCCTTGAGAATTATAAATTGGAGTTGGTATCCTTCTAATTTTCTTCCAACCAGCTTTCGCCCGCACTTGCTTGCTAAACTTGAGATGCGTAATAGCAATCTTGTTCGTCTATGGGAGGGAAAAATG GACTTACCCAACTTAAAACATATCAATATTAGCTACTCCTATAAATTGAAGAGTACCTCAGATTTAAGTGGTATTCCAAATCTTGAGAGGTTTATTCTTTGGGATTGTAAGAATTTAGTTGAGATACATCCATCTATTGCAGTCCTCAAAAGACTTGAGGTTTTGAACCTTGGTAACTGTGAAAGCATTAATAGCCTCCCAAGTAAGGTTGAAATGGATTCTCTTGaatatttctttcttaatgGCTGCTCAAATGTGAAAAAGATTCCAGAATTTGGGGAGCAGATGAAGAATGTATTGCGGATTCACTTAGATGGGACTGCGATCGAGAAAATACCTTCATCAATTGGACATCTGGTTGGCCTCAGGGAATTGCATGTAAGGAATTGCAAAAATCTCTTGAACCTTCCAAGGGCGATTTGTAATTTGAAGTCTCTTGAATGGCTCTATGTGAGTGGATGCTCAAAGATTGACAAACTCACTGGAGACATGGATCACTTAGAGGCACTTGACTGGAGACCCACTATGACAGTCGCTTGTGAGTATGAAAAATCTCAAAAGTCTAGTATTTAA
- the LOC103444686 gene encoding disease resistance protein Roq1 isoform X1 codes for MALSTQIASASFLSNESAPRWKYDVFLSFRGVDTRKGFVSHLHHELSKCQGITTFMDDRELEGGTSIHPELRRAIEESHIAIVVLSPNYASSKWCLDELTIILRCMESRNSVLPVFYQTDPSDVGNQRGCFAEAFAKHEQNSSSTEDKEKVVQWKADLKKVSKICGWHSKESKSESEIIQQLVVSVWRKVHATFRLLDSSQKLVGVNFGLEQLSSLLAHDVNDVRFIGLTGMGGIGKTTLAKLVYDRIFHHFEVPCFLENVREASKADPTLIRLQETLLSPMLKEKILTQQWGINYTKRCLWNKKVLLVLDDVDHINQLQVLAGKEDWFGRGSRIIITTRNERLLVQHDITLCHNVKVLDKDAALALFSLHAFKKNMPEDGFWELSTYFINYAGGLPLALETLGRHCLREG; via the exons ATGGCGTTGAGCACCCAAATAGCCTCTGCATCTTTTCTTTCGAATGAATCAGCTCCTCGATGGAAGTATGAcgtgtttttgagttttaggggTGTAGACACCCGCAAGGGCTTTGTATCCCATTTACACCATGAATTGTCCAAGTGCCAAGGAATTACGACTTTCATGGACGATCGAGAGCTTGAAGGAGGAACAAGTATTCATCCTGAGCTCCGAAGGGCGATCGAAGAATCGCATATTGCAATTGTTGTTCTCTCACCAAACTATGCTTCTTCCAAATGGTGCTTGGACGAACTTACAATCATTCTTCGATGCATGGAATCCAGGAACTCAGTTCTGCCGGTCTTTTATCAGACAGATCCATCTGACGTCGGAAATCAACGGGGATGTTTTGCCGAAGCCTTCGCGAAGCATGAACAAAATTCGAGCAGTACCGAAGATAAAGAGAAGGTGGTCCAATGGAAAGCTGATCTAAAAAAAGTGTCCAAAATTTGTGGTTGGCACTCGAAGGAATCTAA GAGTGAAAGTGAGATTATACAACAACTCGTCGTAAGTGTGTGGAGGAAAGTGCACGCTACATTCCGGTTGTTAGATTCCTCACAGAAATTAGTTGGGGTTAATTTTGGGCTTGAGCAACTAAGTTCGTTGTTAGCTCATGATGTCAATGATGTTCGCTTTATAGGGTTAACGGGGATGGGTGGCATTGGTAAGACAACCCTTGCCAAGCTAGTTTATGATAGAATCTTCCATCATTTTGAAGTTCCCTGCTTTCTTGAAAACGTTAGAGAGGCTTCTAAAGCAGACCCTACTCTAATTCGTCTTCAAGAAACACTTCTTTCACCGATGTTGAAAGAAAAGATTCTTACGCAACAATGGGGAATCAATTACACCAAGAGATGCTTATGGAACAAAAAGGTTCTTCTTGTACTTGATGATGTGGATCACATAAACCAGCTACAAGTACTAGCTGGAAAGGAAGATTGGTTTGGCAGGGGAAGTAGAATTATCATTACAACTAGAAATGAACGTCTGCTAGTCCAGCATGACATAACATTATGTCATAATGTCAAAGTGTTAGATAAAGACGCAGCTCTTGCATTGTTTAGCCTACATGCCTTTAAGAAAAATATGCCTGAGGATGGGTTTTGGGAACTGTCAACATATTTCATTAATTATGCTGGAGGCCTTCCATTAGCTCTTGAAACTTTGGGTCGGCATTGTTTAAGAGAAGGCTAG
- the LOC103444686 gene encoding disease resistance-like protein DSC1 isoform X2, whose translation MKNLKSLVFKTNSDIAACGSDGIARDGWGLRRLFGLEKSRPDPPPCWGLVLSSLNRLCYLTNLSLENCNLREGDIPDDIGCLSLLEKLCLSRNNFVSLPESIRHLSKLKILRLEGCKSLQKLPPLPSNRGLTVKLNNCTSLRRISGAFNLYDASVTCWNCIVLVPDEDLINRILKFVIQGSEIVIFGSEIPKWFNNQSVGHSLNVELPPLSCTNWLGIAFCLVFQFQGPRQNVEPTYWYWIIRLRSGRFVGHKIRGMLFHWNTLCNTSPVLENLWVFYLPRKYCFPREDYHQDQFLFQITTNFEFERYLIADLEKVKKCEVKKCGARLVYEQDLKELNQKLLKRTREIRDEAALSGSGSASFNDTEQIHKRRCN comes from the exons ATGAAAAATCTCAAAAGTCTAGTATTTAAGACAAATTCTGACATAGCCGCTTGTGGATCGGATGGTATAGCAAGGGATGGGTGGGGCCTTCGCCGCTTATTTGGACTTGAAAAGAGTCGCCCTGATCCTCCGCCTTGTTGGGGTTTGGTGTTGTCTTCTCTAAATCGTTTATGCTATTTGACAAATTTATCTCTAGAGAATTGTAATCTTCGGGAGGGGGATATCCCCGATGATATTGGCTGCTTGTCCTTATTGGAAAAATTGTGTCTTAGTAGAAATAATTTCGTCAGTCTACCTGAAAGCATTAGACACCTTTCTAAGCTTAAGATTCTTCGTCTGGAGGGGTGTAAAAGCCTTCAAAAATTGCCACCTCTTCCATCAAACAGAGGATTAACAGTAAAACTGAACAATTGCACTTCCTTACGAAGGATTTCAGGTGCATTCAATTTGTATGATGCTAGTGTCACTTGCTGGAATTGCATTGTATTGGTTCCAGATGAAGACTTGATTAATAGGATTCTAAAATTTGTCATTCAG GGATCGGAAATTGTAATCTTTGGAAGTGAAATTCCAAAGTGGTTCAATAATCAGAGTGTGGGACATTCACTAAATGTGGAACTTCCTCCACTATCATGTACCAACTGGCTTGGGATTGCCTTCTGTCTTGTTTTTCAATTCCAAGGCCCTAGACAAAATGTGGAGCCTACTTATTGGTATTGGATCATAAGACTACGTTCAGGGAGATTTGTTGGCCATAAAATACGTGGCATGCTATTCCATTGGAATACCTTATGTAATACGTCTCCTGTGTTAGAAAACCTTTGGGTATTTTATTTACCTCGTAAATATTGTTTTCCTCGTGAAGATTATCATCAAGATCAGTTTTTATTCCAAATTACCACTAATTTTGAATTTGAGAGATACCTAATAGCAGACTTGGAAAAGGTGAAGAAGTGTGAGGTGAAGAAGTGTGGGGCTCGTTTGGTGTACGAGCAAGATTTGAAAGAACTCAATCAAAAACTACTGAAACGAACACGCGAAATTCGTGATGAGGCAGCTCTAAGTGGATCTGGAAGTGCTAGCTTCAACGACACAGAACAAATTCACAAAAGGCGTTGTAACTAG
- the LOC103444686 gene encoding TMV resistance protein N isoform X4, with amino-acid sequence MLDNSFGISSSIMIDVLIERSLIYQDHRKCIWMHDLIQEMAWTVIVQESKESGQRSRLWLYNDIDHIFTTNTGTGAIEAISLHLLKVEEDLPNLKHINISYSYKLKSTSDLSGIPNLERFILWDCKNLVEIHPSIAVLKRLEVLNLGNCESINSLPSKVEMDSLEYFFLNGCSNVKKIPEFGEQMKNVLRIHLDGTAIEKIPSSIGHLVGLRELHVRNCKNLLNLPRAICNLKSLEWLYVSGCSKIDKLTGDMDHLEALDWRPTMTVACEYEKSQKSSI; translated from the exons ATGCTAGATAATTCTTTTGGAATTTCTAGTAGTATTATGATAGATGTACTAATTGAGAGATCTCTCATCTATCAAGATCATAGAAAATGCATATGGATGCATGATTTGATTCAAGAAATGGCATGGACAGTTATTGTTCAAGAGTCTAAAGAGTCTGGTCAACGCAGTAGGTTGTGGCTTTACAATGACATTGATCATATATTCACGACGAATACG GGAACAGGAGCAATTGAAGCCATATCCTTACACCTACTCAAAGTAGAAGAG GACTTACCCAACTTAAAACATATCAATATTAGCTACTCCTATAAATTGAAGAGTACCTCAGATTTAAGTGGTATTCCAAATCTTGAGAGGTTTATTCTTTGGGATTGTAAGAATTTAGTTGAGATACATCCATCTATTGCAGTCCTCAAAAGACTTGAGGTTTTGAACCTTGGTAACTGTGAAAGCATTAATAGCCTCCCAAGTAAGGTTGAAATGGATTCTCTTGaatatttctttcttaatgGCTGCTCAAATGTGAAAAAGATTCCAGAATTTGGGGAGCAGATGAAGAATGTATTGCGGATTCACTTAGATGGGACTGCGATCGAGAAAATACCTTCATCAATTGGACATCTGGTTGGCCTCAGGGAATTGCATGTAAGGAATTGCAAAAATCTCTTGAACCTTCCAAGGGCGATTTGTAATTTGAAGTCTCTTGAATGGCTCTATGTGAGTGGATGCTCAAAGATTGACAAACTCACTGGAGACATGGATCACTTAGAGGCACTTGACTGGAGACCCACTATGACAGTCGCTTGTGAGTATGAAAAATCTCAAAAGTCTAGTATTTAA